The Flavobacteriales bacterium genome includes a region encoding these proteins:
- a CDS encoding M23 family metallopeptidase, with product MNLARIKEFLTTKMRNRYRLIIRNDSSLEEKITITLTPLNLVLLFSGLLVFFSVIAIFILPATPLRSLMPGGTVTTSAEINKLYKIVDSLEADLEAAERQNRILHQLILGNDSLTQTYNYHSASDNDIFRFASLSNSQSGSMQHQASSASTTTVNHFFTPLKGIVTDTFDRHRNHEAIDITSSSNASVKATLDGTVVLSSWTPETGHVIVLQHTNNFISVYKHNSVLLKQQGAMVNAGEVIAIMGNSGELTSGPHLHFELWNNGQAVNPRDYIKF from the coding sequence ATGAATCTGGCTCGAATTAAGGAATTTCTTACCACAAAAATGCGAAATCGCTATCGTTTGATTATTCGAAACGACAGCAGTTTAGAAGAGAAAATCACCATTACCTTAACTCCTCTCAACCTTGTGCTGCTGTTTAGTGGTTTGTTGGTGTTTTTCTCTGTTATAGCCATTTTTATTTTGCCCGCCACTCCTCTTCGCAGCCTGATGCCAGGAGGTACTGTTACCACATCTGCCGAAATTAATAAACTTTATAAAATTGTTGACTCATTAGAAGCCGACTTAGAAGCCGCCGAAAGACAAAACAGAATTCTACACCAACTTATTTTAGGAAACGATTCGCTTACTCAAACATACAACTATCATTCCGCTTCCGATAACGACATTTTCCGTTTTGCATCTTTATCCAATAGTCAATCTGGCTCCATGCAGCACCAAGCAAGTTCTGCAAGCACCACCACCGTGAATCATTTCTTTACACCTTTAAAGGGAATTGTTACCGATACGTTTGACAGACACAGAAACCATGAAGCCATTGACATAACTTCCAGCTCAAATGCCTCTGTAAAAGCCACACTCGACGGAACCGTGGTTCTTAGCTCTTGGACTCCCGAAACCGGACATGTAATAGTTTTGCAACACACCAACAATTTCATCTCTGTTTACAAACATAATTCTGTTTTACTAAAACAGCAGGGAGCCATGGTAAATGCCGGCGAGGTCATAGCCATTATGGGGAATTCTGGAGAATTAACTTCGGGGCCACATTTGCATTTTGAATTATGGAACAACGGACAAGCAGTAAATCCAAGAGATTATATAAAGTTCTAA
- a CDS encoding F0F1 ATP synthase subunit B: MILLNLLAAPVGLIFWTTLAFAIVLILLKKFAWKPILKTLDERNDFISKSLKAAEDAKAQMSQLNADNEKLLAEARSEREKILKEARETKESIIAEAKKTATSEGERLINTARAEIEKEKANAMSDIKSQVAALSIDIAEKVLKAELSNKDKQAQIVEEHLKQVQLS; the protein is encoded by the coding sequence ATGATTTTATTAAATTTATTAGCGGCTCCGGTTGGTCTTATATTTTGGACCACGTTGGCATTTGCTATCGTTTTGATTTTGTTGAAGAAATTTGCGTGGAAACCAATTCTTAAAACATTAGACGAGCGAAACGATTTCATTTCTAAATCGTTAAAAGCAGCCGAAGATGCAAAAGCTCAGATGAGCCAATTGAATGCAGACAATGAAAAATTGTTGGCCGAGGCTCGCTCTGAACGCGAAAAGATTTTAAAAGAAGCTCGCGAGACAAAAGAAAGCATCATTGCAGAAGCTAAGAAAACGGCCACCTCAGAAGGCGAGCGTTTGATTAATACTGCCCGTGCCGAAATTGAAAAAGAAAAGGCAAATGCAATGAGCGACATAAAGTCTCAGGTTGCAGCCTTATCTATTGATATTGCCGAGAAAGTATTGAAAGCTGAATTGTCGAACAAAGACAAACAAGCCCAGATAGTAGAAGAACACTTAAAACAAGTTCAATTATCGTAA
- the atpB gene encoding F0F1 ATP synthase subunit A, with protein sequence MQFRFIKITLIAIIFAFFNVFANAEHTEEGHGEAKETFNAGEMIMHHIADAHQIHFMTLKAETEDPNHLSIPLPIILIDGGIKIFSSSHFYHTPVHLAKGHGYEHGNYIMVDEVIYKKNADGGLTYNEKGAIENAKPLDFSITKTVVGLLLTTFLVLWLFISVGRAYKKRGHGVAPKGLQSLLEPLIIFVEEQIIIPSIGSKAKARKFTPFLLSVFFFIWIANLLGLMSFLGGYNVMGSLGVTLVLAIFVLIITNINGNKHYWKHIWWPDGVPAIIKILILVPIEVIQIVLKPAVLMIRLTANITAGHIIILAFTALIFIFGQSSAVAGYSVGIGSVLFMVFMFAIELLVAFLQAYVFTLLSSLYFGSAVEEAHH encoded by the coding sequence ATGCAATTCAGATTCATAAAAATCACTCTTATTGCGATTATTTTCGCTTTCTTCAATGTTTTTGCCAATGCCGAACATACAGAAGAGGGACATGGAGAAGCAAAAGAAACGTTCAATGCTGGAGAAATGATCATGCATCACATTGCCGATGCACACCAAATTCACTTTATGACGCTCAAAGCCGAAACCGAAGACCCCAATCATTTGTCCATTCCTCTACCAATTATTTTAATTGATGGTGGTATAAAAATATTTAGTTCATCACACTTCTATCACACCCCCGTTCACTTAGCCAAAGGTCATGGATACGAGCATGGCAACTACATAATGGTGGATGAGGTTATTTACAAAAAAAATGCCGATGGAGGTCTAACCTACAATGAAAAAGGAGCTATAGAAAATGCCAAACCCCTTGATTTTTCGATAACCAAAACCGTAGTTGGTCTGTTGCTTACCACATTTTTAGTTTTGTGGCTTTTCATATCTGTTGGCAGAGCATATAAAAAACGGGGTCATGGGGTTGCTCCAAAAGGTTTGCAATCTCTTTTAGAACCTCTTATTATTTTTGTTGAAGAGCAAATTATCATTCCATCTATTGGAAGCAAAGCGAAAGCTCGAAAATTCACACCCTTTCTATTATCTGTTTTCTTCTTTATCTGGATTGCCAACTTATTAGGTTTAATGAGCTTTTTGGGAGGTTACAACGTAATGGGATCGTTGGGAGTAACATTGGTTTTGGCCATTTTTGTTTTGATTATTACAAACATCAACGGAAACAAGCATTATTGGAAACATATTTGGTGGCCAGATGGCGTTCCGGCGATTATAAAAATATTGATTTTAGTACCCATCGAGGTTATTCAAATCGTATTAAAACCTGCCGTATTAATGATACGTCTCACGGCCAATATTACGGCAGGACACATCATTATATTAGCCTTTACCGCTTTGATTTTTATTTTTGGACAAAGCAGTGCGGTAGCGGGTTACAGCGTGGGCATAGGCTCGGTGCTGTTTATGGTGTTTATGTTTGCCATAGAGTTGTTGGTTGCATTTTTGCAAGCGTATGTGTTTACGCTATTGTCGTCGCTATACTTTGGTTCGGCAGTAGAAGAAGCACATCATTAA
- a CDS encoding polymer-forming cytoskeletal protein, whose amino-acid sequence MLSSKKKEHNTIQPGSINVVGADTVVEGNIVSKGDIRIDGTLIGSVKTSSKLVLGASGKIEGDLEAKSADISGKIKGNLKVSEILYLQSSSSILGDIVTDKLVVESGGEFNGKCEMGKKAIPIDSANKLKEAIGQ is encoded by the coding sequence ATGTTATCAAGTAAAAAGAAAGAACACAATACCATTCAACCTGGCTCCATTAATGTGGTAGGTGCCGACACCGTGGTTGAAGGAAATATAGTTTCCAAAGGAGATATTCGGATAGACGGAACTTTAATAGGCTCTGTAAAAACCAGTTCAAAACTTGTGCTGGGAGCCTCGGGCAAAATCGAGGGAGACCTTGAAGCTAAGTCAGCCGACATTAGCGGAAAAATAAAAGGGAACCTAAAAGTAAGTGAAATTCTTTACCTTCAAAGCTCCTCCTCCATTTTGGGTGATATTGTTACCGACAAATTAGTGGTAGAATCAGGTGGCGAATTCAACGGAAAATGCGAAATGGGAAAAAAAGCCATTCCGATTGACTCGGCAAACAAATTAAAAGAAGCCATTGGACAATAG
- the atpE gene encoding ATP synthase F0 subunit C, with protein sequence MELLTVLLEAVAAHGWAGVGAGIAAVGAGIGIGRIGGSALESIARQPEASGDIRANMILAAALIEGAALFAVIVCLLVVLNQ encoded by the coding sequence ATGGAATTACTTACAGTATTGTTAGAAGCAGTTGCCGCTCATGGATGGGCAGGCGTTGGGGCTGGTATTGCCGCGGTTGGTGCCGGTATCGGTATTGGTAGAATTGGCGGTTCAGCACTTGAATCTATCGCCCGCCAACCAGAAGCATCAGGCGACATTAGAGCAAACATGATTTTGGCCGCCGCACTTATTGAAGGTGCTGCACTATTTGCCGTTATCGTTTGTTTGTTGGTTGTATTGAATCAATAA
- a CDS encoding transglycosylase domain-containing protein, with the protein MATSKKKTKSLSLNRLWKWYFIGLGLFLVFMFTISLGWWGKMPNIRTLEDPRTALATEIYSEDGAMLGKLYRREDRSNINYTDIPQHMVDALVATEDARFYRHSGIDIRAVIRAVTKLGRDGGGSTISQQLAKNLFHDPPKSKVGRIIQKFKEWIIAVKLEKRYAKHEIITMYFNTVPWGNSYGIKSAAKTYFNKDVIDLKPEESAVLVGMLRAPTTYDPKRNPDNAKRVRNTVLNQKEKYKYITEKQCDSLKALNIVLDYNYTSHNYGSATYFREQVHQYMKAWCKKNGYDVYEDGLKVYTTIDSKMQKYAEDAVANHMKSLQASLYKEVKDSKVNPWRDEEVLWKEDVNYIPKNIKKTDQYKQAKAAGKSDVEIDRIMKTPVKMTIFTWNGTRDTMLSPIDSLKHYKMLLHTGFMAMNPKTGFVKAWVGGIDFRHFKYDHVNKYATRQVGSTFKPIVYARAIEDQVIQPCELVSTGPVTFETENGQIWSPQNSSRPPGDPLRIYDGLKHSVNTTTARVMKRMEPNSPSKVKDFSDRLGIDTKNFMPYVSICLGTMDISVYEMVGAYAAFANNGVWTEPIYITRIEDKNGNVLEEFIPKTVEAMNKQTAYVMCKMLQKVPEGGTATRLRSKYGVPFPVGGKTGTTQNNSDGWFMGISPDLVAGCWVGAEDRQVHFRSTALGQGANMALPIYGLFMKKVWDDKDIHISHSDFERPDIEFTIETDCNLYKAPTSGTVRPDAGVPGIGPR; encoded by the coding sequence ATGGCAACTTCTAAAAAGAAAACAAAATCATTATCTCTAAACAGACTTTGGAAGTGGTATTTCATCGGACTTGGGCTGTTTTTGGTTTTCATGTTTACTATCAGTTTGGGGTGGTGGGGTAAAATGCCCAACATCAGAACATTAGAAGATCCTCGAACGGCTTTGGCCACCGAAATATACTCGGAAGATGGGGCAATGCTTGGCAAACTTTATCGTAGAGAAGATAGGTCGAACATAAATTACACCGACATACCTCAACACATGGTAGATGCTCTTGTAGCCACCGAAGATGCCCGTTTTTATAGGCATAGTGGCATAGATATTCGGGCGGTGATACGAGCCGTAACCAAATTAGGCCGCGATGGGGGGGGGAGCACCATTAGTCAGCAATTGGCAAAAAATCTTTTTCATGACCCTCCAAAATCAAAGGTGGGAAGAATTATTCAAAAATTTAAAGAATGGATTATTGCCGTAAAACTAGAAAAGAGATATGCCAAGCACGAAATCATTACCATGTATTTCAACACCGTACCTTGGGGCAACAGTTATGGAATAAAATCGGCAGCAAAAACGTATTTTAATAAAGATGTAATAGATTTAAAACCAGAAGAATCTGCCGTGTTGGTGGGCATGCTTAGAGCACCGACCACTTACGACCCCAAACGAAATCCGGACAATGCTAAGCGGGTTAGAAATACTGTTTTAAACCAAAAGGAGAAATATAAATACATAACCGAAAAACAATGCGACAGCCTAAAAGCTTTGAATATAGTGCTGGATTATAATTATACCTCGCACAATTATGGCTCGGCCACCTATTTTAGAGAACAAGTGCATCAATACATGAAAGCGTGGTGCAAGAAAAACGGCTATGACGTGTATGAGGATGGCCTAAAGGTGTACACCACTATTGATAGTAAGATGCAAAAGTATGCCGAAGATGCTGTTGCAAATCACATGAAAAGTCTGCAAGCCAGTCTTTATAAAGAAGTGAAAGACAGCAAAGTAAACCCTTGGCGAGATGAGGAAGTGCTGTGGAAAGAAGATGTAAATTACATACCCAAAAATATTAAAAAAACTGACCAATACAAGCAAGCCAAAGCCGCTGGGAAATCGGATGTGGAGATAGACCGCATAATGAAAACCCCTGTTAAAATGACCATTTTTACTTGGAATGGCACTCGCGACACCATGCTGAGTCCAATCGACTCATTGAAGCATTATAAAATGCTTTTGCACACAGGTTTTATGGCCATGAACCCCAAAACAGGGTTTGTAAAAGCGTGGGTTGGCGGCATAGATTTTAGGCATTTTAAATACGACCATGTAAATAAATATGCCACTCGGCAGGTAGGTTCCACGTTTAAACCGATAGTATATGCCAGAGCCATTGAAGACCAAGTTATTCAACCATGCGAGCTTGTTAGCACTGGGCCCGTAACGTTCGAAACAGAAAACGGACAAATATGGTCGCCTCAAAACTCCAGCCGACCGCCAGGAGACCCATTGCGAATATATGATGGTTTGAAACATTCCGTAAATACCACTACCGCTCGTGTAATGAAACGAATGGAACCCAACTCGCCCAGTAAAGTGAAAGATTTTAGCGACCGTTTGGGCATTGACACCAAAAATTTTATGCCCTACGTTTCTATTTGTCTTGGCACTATGGATATTTCGGTATATGAAATGGTGGGGGCTTATGCAGCTTTTGCCAACAACGGGGTTTGGACAGAGCCAATCTACATTACGCGAATAGAAGATAAAAACGGTAACGTTTTGGAAGAATTTATACCTAAAACTGTGGAGGCCATGAACAAGCAAACGGCATACGTAATGTGCAAAATGTTGCAAAAAGTGCCAGAAGGCGGAACAGCCACAAGGTTGCGGTCTAAATATGGCGTTCCGTTTCCGGTTGGTGGAAAAACAGGGACTACTCAAAATAACAGTGACGGTTGGTTTATGGGCATTTCGCCCGATTTGGTGGCTGGTTGCTGGGTGGGAGCAGAGGATAGACAGGTGCATTTTAGAAGTACTGCATTAGGTCAAGGGGCCAACATGGCATTGCCTATTTATGGTTTGTTTATGAAAAAAGTGTGGGATGATAAAGACATACACATTAGTCATTCAGACTTTGAACGACCGGATATTGAGTTTACCATAGAGACGGATTGCAACCTTTATAAAGCCCCCACAAGTGGCACTGTTCGACCCGATGCAGGTGTGCCCGGCATTGGCCCACGTTAA
- a CDS encoding LPS-assembly protein LptD, with product MVLFKNIVEASLLRFFGSGVILMPFFIVFFSAQVFAQQSDTLNTLTKDSLTTVSGNRDSLKVGLRPSKGGLKVPVMYDADDSVKLDMKEQKVILYKKAIVTYEDMKLEADYIELSFKTNEIYAKGLPDSSGKVVGKPIFTTDGRPFNADEMWYNFKTKKGISTGVITTEQGGIIRGEKVLKDSANNTYIKNATYTTCNAEHPHFWIEAKRFKVIPDKQVVSGPANLVVEGVNTPLVLPFGFFPLHKDRSKGLVVGSYTNQDRWGYGLTDWGFYLPMNQYSDVLLKGDIYLRGSWGLGATARYKKLYKYDGSINLKYNKFLEGEKNTSEYAVQNNFLFEWIYRQDAKAKPNRTFNANVRYVTKNQQRYNASDINDLVNNSANSSISYNRSFFQRKINMTSSVRVDQVLNTGSLNITLPDIGISANRILPFKNAEFAKKTKGLTSLGITYNSKLMSKVNTNQDSVFNAFGRTIEFNPNFLESIQSGMRHDISVNTSFSFLNYFNITPSFNYNEFWYLKTTEKIWQGDSVFNDFNNGFSRAYKYYGGFSLSTNIYGMKDFKGKIKAIRHVVQPSVGMSFSPDFTSQKFGYYQSVQSDTTGRYTEYSIFENGILGGPSGKAQAALIFGVNNSLEMKIKTKIADRDTVQKVSLIQNLRVNGSYNFIADSLKLSNLTISGFTTLFRYINLTANSTLNPYLSAFDTGRNQFVSIDKYAFSEKKLGTINSFSLQLGTNLSSNMFANKKDKTEKSMPRNPYVVDFSEAWNVGISYIGGFQKSIATNALSPNKTLNFSGSLTLTPNWQIGFESNMDIIRRETVSSFVFTRKLHCWGFVFRWVPTGPYRQFSFELKPDASMLKDLRIKKRDTWQNLN from the coding sequence ATGGTTTTGTTCAAAAATATTGTTGAGGCTTCATTACTGCGGTTTTTCGGCTCCGGAGTTATCCTAATGCCTTTTTTTATTGTCTTTTTTTCTGCACAAGTCTTTGCCCAACAATCAGATACTCTAAACACATTAACGAAAGATAGCCTGACCACGGTATCAGGAAACAGAGATTCGCTAAAAGTGGGGTTAAGACCAAGCAAAGGCGGGCTTAAAGTTCCGGTAATGTATGATGCCGACGACTCGGTAAAGCTCGACATGAAAGAGCAAAAGGTTATTCTTTATAAAAAAGCCATTGTTACTTATGAAGACATGAAATTAGAGGCCGACTACATCGAGCTTAGTTTTAAAACCAACGAAATATATGCAAAGGGATTGCCAGATAGCAGTGGAAAGGTTGTGGGCAAACCCATTTTTACCACTGATGGAAGACCTTTTAATGCAGATGAGATGTGGTATAATTTCAAAACAAAAAAGGGTATTTCAACTGGGGTAATTACTACCGAACAGGGCGGCATTATTCGCGGAGAAAAGGTGCTTAAAGACTCTGCGAACAACACGTATATAAAAAATGCCACCTACACCACATGCAACGCCGAACACCCACATTTTTGGATAGAAGCCAAACGTTTTAAAGTAATTCCGGACAAACAGGTTGTGAGTGGCCCTGCAAACTTGGTGGTAGAAGGCGTAAACACCCCATTGGTGCTGCCTTTTGGGTTTTTTCCGTTGCACAAAGACCGCTCAAAGGGTTTGGTGGTTGGCAGCTACACCAATCAAGATAGATGGGGCTATGGCCTCACCGATTGGGGCTTTTATTTACCCATGAATCAATATTCTGATGTATTGCTTAAAGGCGATATTTACCTGCGTGGCAGTTGGGGTTTGGGAGCCACAGCTCGTTATAAAAAACTGTATAAATATGATGGCTCCATCAATTTAAAGTACAACAAATTTTTGGAAGGTGAGAAAAACACCTCTGAATATGCAGTTCAAAACAACTTTTTGTTTGAGTGGATATATCGGCAGGATGCCAAGGCTAAACCCAACCGAACGTTTAACGCCAACGTGCGGTATGTTACCAAAAATCAACAACGCTATAATGCCAGCGATATTAACGACTTGGTAAACAATTCGGCCAACAGCAGTATATCATATAATCGAAGCTTTTTTCAACGAAAAATAAATATGACTTCTTCCGTGCGGGTAGATCAAGTGTTGAATACAGGAAGTCTGAACATCACCCTGCCCGACATCGGCATATCGGCCAATAGAATTTTGCCTTTTAAAAATGCCGAATTTGCGAAAAAAACAAAAGGTTTAACCAGTTTGGGTATTACCTACAACTCAAAATTGATGAGTAAGGTAAACACCAATCAGGACTCTGTTTTTAATGCTTTTGGCCGAACCATTGAGTTTAATCCAAACTTTTTGGAGAGCATTCAAAGTGGCATGCGACACGACATTTCGGTCAATACCTCATTTAGTTTTTTAAACTATTTCAATATCACTCCAAGTTTTAATTACAACGAATTTTGGTATTTAAAAACCACCGAAAAAATATGGCAAGGCGATTCTGTTTTTAATGATTTTAACAATGGATTTAGTAGGGCATATAAATACTATGGCGGCTTTTCGCTCAGCACCAACATATACGGAATGAAAGATTTTAAAGGCAAAATAAAAGCCATTCGGCACGTGGTTCAGCCATCGGTTGGTATGAGCTTTAGCCCTGATTTTACTTCGCAAAAATTTGGATATTACCAATCGGTGCAGTCCGACACTACGGGTAGATATACAGAATATTCCATTTTTGAAAATGGCATTTTGGGTGGGCCGAGCGGCAAAGCTCAAGCTGCTCTCATTTTTGGTGTCAACAACTCATTAGAAATGAAAATTAAAACCAAAATTGCCGATAGAGACACTGTTCAGAAAGTGTCATTAATTCAAAACCTGAGAGTAAACGGAAGCTATAATTTTATTGCCGATAGTTTAAAACTCAGCAATTTAACTATTAGCGGCTTTACTACATTATTCAGGTATATAAACCTGACGGCAAATAGCACGCTTAACCCCTATTTATCTGCATTTGACACTGGCAGAAATCAATTTGTTTCGATTGACAAATATGCCTTTAGCGAGAAAAAATTAGGCACTATTAACAGTTTTTCGCTTCAATTGGGTACCAACCTTTCATCCAATATGTTTGCAAACAAGAAAGACAAAACAGAAAAATCCATGCCACGCAATCCGTATGTGGTTGACTTTAGTGAGGCTTGGAATGTGGGTATCTCATATATTGGAGGTTTTCAAAAAAGTATTGCCACCAACGCCCTTTCTCCTAATAAAACTCTCAATTTTTCAGGAAGTCTAACATTGACTCCCAATTGGCAAATAGGTTTTGAATCGAACATGGATATTATTCGACGAGAAACCGTATCCAGTTTTGTTTTTACACGAAAACTGCATTGCTGGGGTTTTGTGTTCCGGTGGGTACCAACGGGGCCATATCGCCAATTTTCATTTGAGTTGAAACCCGATGCATCTATGCTTAAAGACTTGCGTATTAAAAAGCGAGATACCTGGCAGAATCTAAATTAG
- a CDS encoding AtpZ/AtpI family protein, with protein MDNSSSKNYLKYSGIAFQMIGTILVLVYAGRWADKKLNLKTPWLTLLGAVWGVIISMIYLFRIGSKKD; from the coding sequence TTGGACAATAGCTCCTCAAAAAACTATCTAAAATACTCCGGCATTGCCTTTCAAATGATTGGCACTATACTGGTCTTGGTTTATGCAGGTAGGTGGGCAGACAAAAAACTCAACCTCAAAACCCCGTGGCTGACACTTTTGGGAGCCGTTTGGGGTGTAATTATTAGCATGATTTATCTTTTTAGAATCGGTTCAAAAAAAGACTGA
- a CDS encoding tetratricopeptide repeat protein, with protein sequence MIKTIINKLVLAVCLLIAVSQVSYAQTKQSWLKKNWHNMNARYNGLFHAKEKVKSTVKSLSESHVDDFTKVIDVFPWGTGSQREGEKGTMEEVQKKCTKVIKRHPKSRWVDDSWYVIGLSQLYQNRPIQAIETFQYVIGQYPNGEKKYDAKLGILLSYIMQEKYYDAEAIMASIKQDGAFPKRLEQQFYLIASEIYIKQFKYSQAIETMTKALELTGKKNDKARYNFILAQLYLETEQIEKSKEKFIATAKLNPVYDLAFQANLGLIKTIGLSSESSLKAPRKYLKKMLKDDKNIDYQDQIYFELGNLEMLDNNMDLAIEYYQLSAQKSTKNKDQKANSYLKLATIFFEKKNFVQSQKYFDSTAMFVSSTRPDYENIKARQIVLTDLIENLVTIFEQDSLIKLSELSKEELEKKINQQIAKEEALKQAEEQRKNQQNGTPISSDPFNTPNKVVNNATVGGSWYFYNQSAVARGSNDFQRKWGTRPKTDLWRYASMQRGIQTSDTKTDEDTTDGPKNVVSYDPNLDPKTKEKLEGVDADKRKYYKDIPFSDEAKAVALAKIEKALVGAGDIYAEDLKEYVTAKKYYLDLLTRFPKSSYKPTVYFKLYKIETELGNKDKAAEYAQLLKQNYPNDPHSIVLNNREQAEKLGSSKVNKMYEQAYNAYVSGNYAEAKNVINKAATDFAGNALQAKFDYLSALITGKTEGEVAYKEALQKIVDLYPGSAEANMADYTLALLKEKKSGLGSEPLQTAYTFEPGAKHYFICMYDGVAESMVLAGFNDYNKKNHNSENLRVNSYVIGSKNVVAVQHFDDKSAAEKYYVEFIKNDIFYKDLGIIAYENYIISQDNFRILLKETDADAYAQFFVQNYIE encoded by the coding sequence GTGATAAAAACTATAATAAATAAACTGGTTTTGGCAGTATGTCTATTGATTGCTGTCTCTCAAGTATCTTATGCTCAAACTAAGCAATCTTGGTTGAAAAAGAACTGGCACAACATGAATGCCCGATACAATGGGCTGTTTCATGCAAAGGAAAAAGTAAAATCTACTGTAAAGAGTTTGTCAGAAAGCCATGTAGATGATTTTACCAAAGTAATAGATGTATTTCCGTGGGGTACGGGTAGCCAACGTGAAGGCGAAAAAGGAACCATGGAAGAGGTTCAAAAAAAATGTACTAAGGTAATTAAAAGGCACCCCAAAAGCCGTTGGGTTGACGATAGTTGGTATGTTATCGGGCTATCACAACTCTATCAAAACAGACCCATACAAGCCATCGAAACCTTTCAATATGTAATTGGCCAATATCCAAACGGTGAGAAAAAATACGATGCCAAATTGGGTATTTTGTTGTCTTACATCATGCAGGAAAAATATTATGATGCCGAGGCTATAATGGCATCTATAAAACAAGATGGAGCGTTTCCAAAACGATTGGAACAACAATTTTATTTGATAGCTAGTGAGATATACATAAAGCAATTTAAGTATTCGCAGGCCATCGAAACCATGACAAAAGCACTGGAATTGACCGGCAAGAAAAACGATAAGGCCAGATATAATTTCATATTGGCTCAATTGTATTTAGAAACCGAACAGATTGAAAAATCAAAAGAAAAATTTATTGCTACAGCCAAATTGAACCCCGTGTATGATTTGGCATTTCAGGCAAACTTGGGTTTGATAAAAACAATTGGCCTATCGTCTGAATCTTCGTTGAAAGCTCCCCGCAAGTATTTAAAGAAGATGTTGAAAGATGATAAAAACATAGATTATCAAGATCAGATTTATTTTGAGCTGGGCAATTTAGAAATGCTCGACAACAACATGGATTTGGCCATAGAGTATTATCAACTTTCGGCACAAAAAAGCACCAAAAACAAAGATCAAAAGGCAAATAGCTACCTAAAATTGGCTACCATTTTCTTTGAAAAAAAGAATTTTGTGCAGTCACAAAAATATTTCGACAGCACCGCCATGTTTGTATCTTCCACCCGCCCGGATTATGAAAATATCAAGGCCAGACAAATTGTGTTGACCGATTTGATTGAAAACTTAGTTACTATTTTTGAGCAGGACAGCCTAATAAAACTTTCAGAACTCTCGAAAGAAGAGTTGGAGAAAAAGATTAACCAGCAAATTGCCAAAGAAGAAGCATTGAAGCAGGCAGAAGAACAACGAAAAAATCAGCAAAACGGAACACCAATTTCATCTGATCCATTCAATACTCCAAACAAGGTGGTAAACAATGCTACCGTTGGAGGGTCTTGGTATTTTTACAACCAATCGGCGGTGGCACGCGGTTCAAATGATTTTCAAAGAAAATGGGGAACACGACCCAAAACCGACCTGTGGAGGTATGCCAGCATGCAACGCGGCATTCAAACCTCAGACACTAAAACCGATGAAGACACAACCGATGGCCCTAAAAACGTGGTAAGTTATGACCCCAATTTAGACCCAAAGACAAAAGAAAAATTGGAAGGTGTGGATGCCGACAAACGAAAATATTATAAAGACATTCCGTTTTCGGATGAGGCAAAAGCCGTGGCATTGGCAAAAATAGAGAAGGCACTTGTGGGAGCGGGCGATATTTATGCAGAGGACTTGAAAGAATATGTTACTGCCAAAAAGTATTATTTAGATTTACTGACTCGTTTTCCTAAAAGCAGTTACAAACCCACCGTTTACTTCAAGTTATACAAAATTGAAACAGAATTGGGCAATAAAGATAAGGCAGCAGAATATGCACAGTTGTTAAAACAGAATTATCCAAACGACCCGCACAGCATTGTTTTGAACAATAGAGAGCAAGCCGAGAAATTGGGTAGCAGCAAGGTTAATAAGATGTATGAGCAAGCGTATAATGCTTATGTATCAGGCAACTATGCAGAAGCAAAAAATGTAATAAACAAGGCCGCCACCGATTTTGCCGGAAATGCGTTGCAGGCCAAGTTTGATTATTTGAGTGCTTTAATAACCGGAAAAACGGAAGGGGAAGTGGCCTACAAGGAGGCCTTGCAAAAGATTGTTGATTTATATCCAGGTTCGGCAGAAGCAAACATGGCCGACTATACGCTGGCATTATTGAAAGAGAAAAAAAGTGGTTTGGGTAGCGAACCACTCCAAACCGCATATACTTTTGAACCAGGGGCAAAACATTATTTTATTTGTATGTACGATGGCGTTGCAGAATCAATGGTGTTGGCGGGGTTTAATGATTACAACAAGAAAAATCACAACTCTGAAAATTTGAGAGTTAATTCTTATGTAATTGGGTCTAAAAATGTAGTTGCCGTTCAGCATTTTGATGATAAAAGTGCTGCCGAAAAATATTACGTCGAGTTTATTAAAAACGACATATTCTACAAAGATTTGGGAATAATAGCCTACGAAAATTACATTATTTCTCAAGACAATTTCCGTATTTTGCTCAAGGAGACGGACGCTGATGCCTATGCACAGTTTTTCGTTCAGAATTATATTGAGTAA